The uncultured Fretibacterium sp. genome has a segment encoding these proteins:
- the cas6 gene encoding CRISPR-associated endoribonuclease Cas6, producing MHITLWLTGDGGRIRVPRSNLHLFQSMLYAVLPPERAAFLHDEGYCVDGRRMKLFAMSWPIAAERPTFEENAILFPLPVRLVVSTPVTDTMDGIAGGVLNAGDLRLGNNVIRCERIEAEQQRADGEALTVRTLSPITCYGQAERNGKPYTVYFSPYQRDFAVSAHNNLVRKFRALFPDRAVPEGTVRISPVGRVLERVAIFSPESSFPVKGWSGRFRLEGPQELLQVALDCGLGAKNSAGWGCVTREWRENEGEIEQNHCH from the coding sequence ATGCACATCACGCTGTGGCTTACGGGGGATGGGGGCCGGATACGGGTTCCCCGCTCCAACCTGCACCTGTTTCAGTCCATGCTCTATGCGGTGCTGCCTCCCGAGCGGGCGGCGTTCCTGCACGACGAGGGATATTGCGTCGATGGGCGGAGGATGAAGCTCTTCGCGATGAGCTGGCCCATCGCCGCGGAGCGCCCCACCTTCGAGGAGAACGCCATCCTGTTCCCGCTTCCGGTTCGCTTGGTGGTCTCCACACCCGTGACCGACACCATGGACGGCATCGCCGGCGGTGTGCTGAACGCCGGGGATCTGCGGCTGGGCAACAACGTCATCCGCTGTGAGCGCATCGAGGCGGAGCAGCAGCGGGCGGATGGGGAGGCCCTGACCGTGCGCACCCTGTCGCCCATCACCTGTTATGGCCAGGCGGAGCGGAACGGCAAGCCCTATACGGTTTACTTCAGCCCGTACCAGAGGGATTTTGCCGTGTCGGCGCACAACAACCTGGTGCGCAAGTTCCGCGCGCTCTTCCCCGATCGGGCCGTTCCGGAGGGGACGGTCCGCATCTCCCCCGTGGGACGCGTGTTGGAGCGGGTGGCGATCTTCAGCCCCGAGTCCTCCTTTCCCGTCAAGGGCTGGTCGGGCCGCTTCCGTCTGGAGGGGCCTCAGGAGCTTCTGCAGGTTGCGCTGGACTGCGGCCTGGGTGCGAAGAACAGCGCGGGATGGGGGTGTGTAACGCGGGAGTGGAGAGAGAATGAAGGAGAAATCGAACAAAATCATTGTCATTGA
- a CDS encoding SPFH domain-containing protein yields the protein MPVVLVFIVLLTAFLFLTFFAMLKRYRRCPSDRILVIYGKTGEGSARCIHGGAAFVWPLFQDYAYLDLTPISIEIPLQGALSRENIRIAAPSTFTVGISTEPAIMKNAAERLLGLNLSDVRKVAEDIIFGQFRATIATMNIEEINKDREKFQSAVMESVEVELAKVGLRVINVNIKDIDDESGYIKALGQKAASEAINQARIDVAEQEKKGQTGVAEAEKEKNIAISLAGKEQSIGVAQAGKEQSIGVAEAEKEQRIGVAEANSRAIVGVASADKEQKIGVAEAEKEQRIGVASAEAEAVKGENIARQVKAQSEAELREKVAEADKRGTVAEKTTQAEARRIAYEAELEAEVARKERDKAAQLANTIPAAEAEKQQRIIAAEALMEQQRREGLGEGERIKNEMLGRAEGMKAIFEANAEGIRKLVEASGGDANAAFLLMMADRVPAMMEIQAKAISNFKIDKVTVWDGGAGGGNSISGLVRDYATSLPPLQDLLKMTGVIGPGLLGRREEEKPPQRPAPGSADKAQ from the coding sequence ATGCCCGTAGTGCTCGTTTTTATCGTTTTGCTGACTGCGTTTTTGTTTTTGACCTTTTTTGCCATGCTTAAGCGTTACCGGCGCTGTCCCTCGGACAGGATTCTCGTCATCTACGGAAAGACGGGGGAGGGCTCGGCCCGGTGTATCCATGGCGGCGCCGCCTTCGTCTGGCCCCTCTTCCAGGACTACGCCTATCTCGACCTGACCCCGATCTCCATCGAGATCCCGCTCCAGGGTGCGCTCTCGAGGGAGAACATCCGCATTGCGGCCCCCTCGACCTTCACGGTGGGCATCAGCACGGAGCCCGCGATCATGAAGAACGCCGCCGAGCGTCTGCTGGGCCTTAACCTTTCGGATGTCCGCAAGGTGGCCGAGGACATCATCTTCGGTCAGTTCCGCGCCACCATCGCGACCATGAACATCGAGGAGATCAACAAGGACCGGGAGAAATTCCAGTCCGCCGTCATGGAGTCCGTGGAGGTCGAGCTCGCGAAGGTCGGCCTGCGGGTCATCAACGTCAACATCAAGGATATCGACGACGAATCGGGCTACATCAAGGCCCTGGGCCAGAAGGCCGCGTCCGAGGCCATCAACCAGGCTCGCATCGACGTCGCCGAGCAGGAGAAGAAGGGACAGACCGGGGTGGCCGAGGCGGAGAAGGAGAAGAACATCGCCATCAGCCTCGCGGGCAAGGAGCAGTCCATCGGCGTCGCTCAAGCTGGAAAGGAGCAGTCCATCGGCGTCGCCGAGGCCGAGAAGGAACAGCGTATCGGCGTCGCCGAGGCAAATTCACGGGCGATCGTCGGCGTCGCCTCCGCCGACAAGGAACAGAAAATCGGCGTGGCCGAGGCCGAAAAGGAGCAGCGTATCGGCGTCGCCTCCGCGGAGGCGGAGGCGGTAAAGGGCGAGAACATCGCCAGGCAGGTCAAGGCCCAATCCGAGGCGGAGCTACGTGAGAAGGTAGCCGAGGCGGATAAGCGCGGGACCGTGGCGGAGAAGACGACGCAGGCAGAGGCCCGGCGCATCGCCTACGAGGCCGAGCTCGAGGCGGAGGTCGCCCGAAAGGAGCGCGACAAGGCCGCTCAGCTGGCCAATACGATCCCGGCCGCCGAGGCGGAAAAACAGCAGCGGATCATTGCGGCGGAGGCCCTGATGGAGCAGCAGCGGCGTGAGGGCCTCGGCGAGGGAGAACGCATCAAGAACGAGATGCTGGGCCGTGCGGAGGGCATGAAGGCCATCTTCGAGGCGAACGCCGAGGGTATCCGGAAACTGGTGGAGGCCTCCGGCGGCGACGCGAACGCCGCGTTCCTGCTGATGATGGCGGATCGCGTCCCCGCGATGATGGAAATTCAGGCAAAGGCCATCTCGAACTTCAAGATCGACAAGGTTACCGTATGGGACGGGGGCGCGGGGGGCGGGAACTCCATCTCCGGCCTCGTCCGCGACTACGCGACCAGCCTGCCTCCGCTGCAGGACCTGCTCAAGATGACCGGCGTCATCGGCCCCGGGCTTCTGGGACGCAGGGAGGAAGAGAAGCCTCCCCAGCGACCGGCCCCCGGGAGCGCGGATAAAGCCCAATGA
- a CDS encoding sulfide/dihydroorotate dehydrogenase-like FAD/NAD-binding protein yields MHTILEKRQLSHDLERGQSVYYFKVTAPEIARNRKAGQFIIFQINRDLGERVPLTIADANAEEGWIAIVFQTVGATTLKLSQLEVGDEIPVILGPLGSPTHIEKVGTVVCVGGGIGVAPMYPIVQAHKRAGNKVITIIGARSKDLVIFEDEMRAIADEVIVVTDDGTYGRKGLVTEPLKEICEGKDGHAMPNEVVAIGPPIMMKFCVATAKPFGVPITVSLNTIMIDGTGMCGGCRVSVGGETKFVCVDGPEFDGYKVDFDNMMTRMGAFRSREQEEYHKCRVGLDAKAGA; encoded by the coding sequence TTGCATACGATTCTGGAAAAAAGGCAGCTCTCTCATGATCTCGAGAGGGGGCAGAGCGTCTACTACTTCAAGGTGACTGCGCCGGAGATCGCGCGGAACCGAAAGGCGGGGCAGTTTATTATCTTCCAGATCAATCGGGACCTGGGAGAGAGGGTACCCTTGACCATCGCGGACGCCAACGCGGAGGAGGGCTGGATCGCCATCGTGTTCCAAACGGTGGGGGCGACGACGCTCAAGTTGTCGCAGCTTGAGGTGGGCGACGAGATCCCCGTCATCCTTGGGCCTCTCGGGAGCCCCACCCACATCGAGAAGGTGGGGACGGTGGTTTGCGTGGGCGGCGGCATCGGTGTCGCGCCCATGTATCCTATCGTGCAGGCCCACAAGAGGGCGGGCAACAAGGTCATCACCATCATCGGGGCTCGGTCCAAGGACCTGGTCATCTTCGAGGATGAGATGAGGGCCATCGCGGACGAGGTGATCGTCGTCACGGACGACGGCACCTACGGGCGCAAGGGCCTGGTGACCGAGCCGCTGAAGGAGATCTGCGAGGGCAAGGACGGGCACGCCATGCCCAACGAGGTGGTTGCCATCGGGCCTCCCATCATGATGAAGTTCTGCGTGGCCACCGCGAAGCCCTTCGGCGTTCCCATCACCGTATCCCTGAACACGATCATGATCGACGGCACAGGCATGTGCGGCGGCTGCCGCGTCTCCGTCGGGGGCGAGACGAAGTTCGTCTGCGTCGACGGCCCGGAATTTGACGGCTACAAGGTGGACTTCGACAACATGATGACGCGCATGGGGGCGTTTCGCTCCAGGGAGCAGGAAGAATACCACAAGTGCCGCGTCGGCTTGGACGCGAAGGCGGGGGCATGA
- a CDS encoding asparaginase — MKISLLTTGGTIASVESDRGLQPGLAGEQLLRVCPGLMGFEHEVAVVDLMSKDSSNMHPSDWLVMADCVRDSAARSDAIVMLHGTDTMAWTASALSYLLNDVPVPVVLTGSMLSADAPDSDVSENIYAAFHLALQLAMYKRRGVSVAFAGLLLHGPRITKIDSRRKNAFVGVDYPFLGEMRDRGTHKIAWLTAQVPALSAERPWGPFPAVETNVALVPIFPGLSARFLDAVADTGPKAVVLEGYGLGGVPFMGENLLPAIERGIARGIPFVLRGQAPFGGTDPAVYEVGRRALDLGVLSARNMTREALMSKLMLLLPVSAPFDLERRLGANLCDDVL, encoded by the coding sequence ATGAAAATTTCACTACTGACCACCGGCGGGACCATCGCGTCCGTGGAGTCCGACCGGGGCCTCCAACCCGGCCTCGCGGGGGAGCAGCTGCTCCGCGTCTGTCCCGGCCTGATGGGCTTCGAGCATGAGGTCGCCGTCGTCGATCTGATGTCCAAGGACAGCTCCAACATGCATCCCTCCGACTGGCTCGTCATGGCCGACTGCGTTCGGGACAGCGCCGCGCGCTCGGACGCCATCGTGATGCTCCACGGCACGGACACCATGGCGTGGACCGCCTCCGCGCTGTCCTACCTCCTGAACGACGTCCCCGTCCCCGTCGTCCTCACCGGCTCCATGCTCTCCGCCGACGCCCCCGACAGCGACGTCTCGGAGAACATCTACGCGGCCTTCCACCTCGCGCTGCAGCTGGCGATGTACAAGCGCCGGGGCGTCTCCGTCGCCTTCGCGGGCCTGCTCCTCCACGGCCCCCGGATCACCAAGATCGACAGCCGCAGGAAGAACGCCTTCGTCGGCGTGGACTACCCTTTCCTCGGGGAGATGAGGGACCGGGGGACCCACAAGATTGCCTGGCTCACGGCCCAGGTCCCGGCCCTGTCGGCCGAGCGGCCCTGGGGGCCGTTCCCGGCGGTCGAGACGAACGTCGCCCTCGTCCCGATCTTTCCCGGGCTCTCGGCCCGTTTTCTGGACGCCGTCGCGGACACCGGCCCCAAGGCCGTCGTCCTGGAGGGCTATGGGCTTGGCGGCGTGCCCTTCATGGGGGAGAACCTCCTGCCCGCCATCGAACGGGGAATCGCCAGGGGAATCCCCTTCGTGCTCCGGGGGCAGGCGCCCTTCGGGGGGACCGACCCCGCGGTCTACGAGGTTGGCCGGCGAGCGCTGGACCTGGGGGTCCTGTCGGCCCGCAACATGACGCGCGAGGCGCTGATGAGCAAGCTCATGCTGCTCCTCCCCGTCTCCGCGCCATTCGATCTGGAGCGCCGTCTGGGCGCCAACCTGTGCGACGATGTCCTGTAA
- a CDS encoding diguanylate cyclase: protein MTTHSPSLKNPGKDIPFESVSGDIITQNSFNGSSWFRIPMEDLARDIKGVSLRPDEGGVLMIASPHITHVDCFVPKTLSSYEHYSYDRDSRNALQFLYTRYPVLWLPPLDGAARDGYVYLNVRSDYPVAARLCLLAPLSFIRFFFKSMIIQLVFVGVMIAFVVTYFLFYMMTGEKVYRTFMIIQLSSTLLAASFNGHFHAYLKLPAPLTVFMTWSIFGVANVVGARFFLSELQGAPRIRKAYKPVLCIQCALAFGMLATAMNGRFLWVCVGAALAFFLSLVGSVLLFVQMVRTRTPLRSLLLYAGSYSVFFLGIGIMFLGTYYNPYYLSRLSYPDIFYMTLLATAPFLSILRKLFESRARFDNYNLLQAQNTLYRELSQRDGLTGLYNRSYLEQVLNESVRNTEKTGKNLSFIMLDIDHFKNFNDTWGHQEGDRALAFVARIIRDSLREQDVATRYGGEEFSIVLAGADLLIANIVAERIRRSCETRSLSLGKYKTLTVSLGISLFRPGETPKSLVRRADEALYRAKRNGRNRAEAEAPQPSHAPRDPSLSPSVADGSPRPHAPKKGAER from the coding sequence ATGACTACTCATTCGCCGAGCCTCAAGAACCCGGGAAAGGACATTCCCTTCGAATCGGTATCGGGCGATATCATTACGCAGAACTCCTTCAACGGTTCGAGCTGGTTCCGCATCCCCATGGAGGATCTGGCACGGGATATCAAGGGCGTGTCCCTGCGTCCCGATGAGGGCGGGGTCCTGATGATCGCCTCGCCCCACATCACGCACGTGGACTGCTTCGTCCCCAAGACGCTCTCCTCCTACGAGCACTATTCCTACGACAGGGATTCGAGAAATGCCCTCCAGTTCCTCTACACACGCTATCCGGTCCTCTGGCTGCCGCCCCTGGATGGAGCTGCCAGGGATGGCTACGTCTACCTGAACGTGCGCTCCGACTACCCCGTCGCCGCCAGGCTGTGCCTGTTGGCGCCGCTGTCCTTTATCCGTTTCTTCTTCAAATCCATGATTATCCAGCTCGTTTTCGTGGGGGTCATGATTGCGTTCGTCGTGACGTACTTCCTCTTTTACATGATGACCGGCGAAAAAGTATACCGCACCTTCATGATCATTCAGCTGAGCAGTACTCTGCTCGCCGCCTCCTTCAACGGGCACTTTCATGCCTATCTGAAGCTGCCGGCCCCACTCACCGTATTCATGACCTGGTCGATCTTCGGGGTGGCAAACGTCGTAGGGGCCCGATTTTTCCTCTCGGAACTTCAGGGGGCCCCAAGAATCCGAAAGGCCTACAAGCCGGTTCTCTGCATCCAGTGCGCCCTGGCGTTCGGGATGCTGGCCACGGCCATGAACGGCCGTTTCCTCTGGGTCTGCGTCGGCGCCGCGCTCGCCTTCTTCCTGAGCCTCGTCGGCTCCGTGCTTCTGTTCGTCCAGATGGTCAGGACGAGGACCCCTCTGCGCAGCCTGCTTCTCTATGCGGGATCCTACTCCGTCTTTTTCCTCGGCATAGGGATCATGTTTCTGGGAACGTACTACAACCCCTACTATCTCAGCAGGCTTTCCTATCCGGACATCTTCTATATGACGCTGCTGGCCACCGCTCCTTTTCTCTCGATCCTGCGGAAGCTCTTCGAGAGCCGGGCCCGATTCGACAACTACAACCTCCTGCAGGCACAGAACACCCTCTATCGCGAGCTCAGTCAACGGGACGGACTGACGGGGCTGTACAACCGTTCCTACCTGGAACAGGTCCTCAACGAGAGCGTCAGAAATACCGAAAAGACGGGGAAGAACCTTTCCTTCATCATGCTCGACATCGATCATTTCAAAAATTTCAACGACACGTGGGGACACCAGGAGGGGGACCGGGCACTTGCGTTCGTGGCCCGGATCATCCGGGACTCCCTGAGGGAACAGGACGTCGCCACACGTTACGGAGGGGAGGAGTTCAGCATCGTTCTGGCCGGGGCGGACCTGCTCATCGCAAACATCGTTGCGGAACGAATCCGCAGAAGCTGCGAGACCCGATCCCTTTCTCTCGGCAAGTACAAGACCCTGACGGTCTCGCTGGGGATTTCCCTGTTCCGCCCCGGGGAGACGCCGAAAAGTCTAGTTCGGCGAGCCGACGAGGCCCTCTATCGGGCAAAGAGGAATGGGCGAAACCGTGCGGAGGCGGAAGCCCCTCAACCGTCCCATGCCCCCCGGGATCCTTCGCTGTCCCCCTCGGTGGCCGACGGCTCCCCCCGTCCCCACGCCCCGAAAAAAGGGGCGGAACGATAG
- the gltA gene encoding NADPH-dependent glutamate synthase — MEHKTTEMLEKEAEKLWSGIQGKTLTPKDRAGIPQQEMPSRDPVKRAREMGEVALGYTETQARVEAERCLNCKNQPCVKGCPVGVHIPDFISHIQKGDFKAAVDTIKETNLLPAICGRVCPQEKQCQSFCTVGKMLKSVEKSVAIGRLERFVADWERNNDKTTVPTPAAPTGRRVAVVGSGPAGLTVAADIRRAGHDVTVFEALQKQGGVMVYGIPEFRLPKEIVAKEVENLKKMGVKFETSFLVGRTETLEQLLDVEGYDAAFVGTGAGLPKFLNIEGENLTGVFSANEYLTRANLMKAYDTEGADTPLYQAKRVAVFGGGNVAMDAARMAYRLGAEKVYCIYRRTRAEMPARAEEVEHAFEEGVEFLFLKNPTRFIPLETEDRALKGRVAGVELLDYELGEPDASGRRSPVAKPGTEHVLEIDAAVVALGNMSNPLMAKTTKGLNVNKRGNIIVEEETQKTSLDKVWAGGDIVLGAATVILAMGEGRKAAASINEYLAGLGSK; from the coding sequence ATGGAACACAAGACGACCGAAATGTTGGAGAAAGAAGCCGAGAAGCTCTGGAGCGGGATTCAGGGCAAGACGCTGACCCCCAAGGACAGGGCAGGCATCCCGCAGCAGGAGATGCCGTCGCGGGATCCGGTCAAGAGGGCCCGCGAGATGGGGGAGGTGGCGCTGGGCTACACGGAGACGCAGGCCAGGGTCGAGGCGGAACGCTGCTTGAACTGCAAGAATCAGCCCTGCGTGAAGGGCTGCCCCGTGGGGGTCCACATTCCGGACTTCATCTCGCACATCCAGAAGGGCGATTTTAAGGCCGCTGTGGATACCATCAAAGAGACGAACCTCCTTCCGGCGATCTGCGGTCGTGTCTGCCCTCAGGAGAAACAATGCCAGAGCTTCTGCACGGTGGGCAAGATGCTGAAGTCCGTCGAGAAATCCGTCGCGATCGGGCGCCTGGAGCGCTTCGTCGCGGACTGGGAGCGAAACAACGACAAGACCACCGTCCCCACGCCGGCCGCTCCGACGGGCAGAAGGGTCGCCGTCGTCGGTTCCGGCCCGGCCGGGTTGACCGTGGCGGCGGACATCCGCAGGGCGGGACACGACGTCACGGTCTTCGAGGCGCTCCAGAAACAGGGCGGCGTGATGGTCTACGGCATTCCCGAGTTCCGCCTTCCGAAGGAGATCGTGGCAAAAGAGGTTGAGAACCTCAAGAAGATGGGCGTGAAGTTCGAGACGAGCTTCCTGGTGGGACGCACGGAGACCCTGGAGCAGCTCCTCGACGTTGAGGGGTACGACGCCGCCTTTGTCGGGACGGGCGCAGGCCTCCCCAAGTTCCTGAACATCGAGGGAGAGAACCTTACCGGCGTCTTCAGCGCCAACGAGTACCTCACCCGCGCCAACCTGATGAAGGCCTACGATACGGAGGGGGCGGACACCCCGCTCTATCAGGCGAAGCGTGTGGCCGTCTTCGGCGGCGGTAACGTCGCGATGGACGCGGCCCGCATGGCCTACCGCCTTGGGGCGGAGAAGGTCTACTGCATCTACCGCCGCACCCGCGCGGAGATGCCCGCACGGGCCGAGGAGGTGGAGCACGCCTTCGAGGAAGGGGTCGAGTTCCTCTTCCTGAAGAATCCTACCCGCTTCATTCCCCTTGAGACGGAGGACAGGGCCCTGAAAGGGCGCGTCGCAGGGGTCGAGCTGCTGGACTACGAGCTGGGGGAGCCCGATGCGTCGGGCCGCCGCAGCCCGGTGGCAAAGCCCGGCACGGAGCACGTGCTGGAGATCGACGCCGCAGTCGTCGCGCTGGGCAACATGTCGAACCCCCTGATGGCGAAGACGACGAAGGGGCTGAACGTCAACAAGCGCGGCAACATCATCGTCGAGGAGGAGACGCAGAAGACCAGCCTGGACAAGGTCTGGGCCGGCGGCGACATCGTCTTGGGCGCGGCCACCGTCATCCTGGCGATGGGCGAGGGGCGCAAGGCCGCCGCGAGCATCAACGAGTACCTGGCGGGGCTGGGCAGCAAGTAA
- a CDS encoding ROK family protein has protein sequence MAFYIGVDIGGTNIKAGVTDGTGNLVGEAEMPTGANRPQEAVIGDILAAADRAVSAAGILRGELSAAGVGCPGTVESSSGSVVYNNNLGWRNFPLGKLLSEAWGLPVRVENDANAAALGEVCAGSVRGASSAMILTLGTGVGSGFVVNGHIWTGWNSSASEFGHMVIVKGGRPCTCGRRGCLETYASATGLINMTREAMAAHPESLMNALAEREGRVGGHTAFAAAERGDAAALRVVDEYVDYLACGVTNIVNGLQPEVVGIGGGVGRQGERLLAPLRQKVYAEVYGGRGERFTRLTQCTLGYRAGLVGAAMAAMQSTG, from the coding sequence ATGGCGTTCTACATCGGAGTGGATATCGGCGGGACCAACATCAAGGCCGGCGTAACCGACGGAACGGGGAACCTTGTCGGGGAGGCGGAGATGCCGACGGGGGCCAACCGCCCTCAGGAGGCCGTCATCGGCGACATCCTGGCGGCGGCCGACCGGGCCGTCTCCGCGGCGGGGATTCTTCGCGGGGAGCTCTCCGCCGCGGGGGTGGGATGCCCCGGCACGGTCGAGTCCTCCTCCGGGTCTGTCGTCTACAACAACAACCTCGGTTGGAGGAACTTCCCTTTAGGGAAGTTGCTGTCCGAGGCATGGGGGCTCCCCGTCCGCGTGGAGAACGACGCCAACGCCGCCGCCCTCGGGGAGGTCTGCGCCGGCAGCGTCAGGGGCGCGTCGAGCGCCATGATCCTGACCCTGGGCACCGGCGTGGGGTCCGGCTTCGTCGTCAACGGGCACATCTGGACGGGTTGGAACTCGTCGGCTAGCGAGTTCGGCCACATGGTGATCGTGAAGGGCGGGCGGCCCTGTACCTGCGGACGCCGCGGCTGCCTCGAGACCTATGCCTCGGCGACGGGGCTGATCAACATGACGCGCGAGGCCATGGCCGCGCATCCCGAGAGCCTCATGAACGCTCTGGCCGAGAGGGAGGGGCGGGTCGGAGGACACACCGCCTTCGCCGCGGCGGAGCGGGGCGACGCCGCGGCGCTCCGCGTGGTGGACGAGTACGTGGACTATCTCGCCTGCGGCGTGACGAACATCGTCAACGGCCTCCAGCCCGAGGTCGTCGGCATCGGCGGAGGTGTGGGGAGACAGGGCGAGCGGCTGCTGGCCCCCCTGCGCCAAAAGGTCTACGCCGAGGTCTACGGAGGCCGCGGAGAGCGCTTCACCCGGCTGACCCAATGTACCCTGGGCTACAGGGCGGGCTTGGTCGGCGCGGCAATGGCCGCGATGCAGAGCACCGGCTGA
- the selD gene encoding selenide, water dikinase SelD yields the protein MSCNDRRAACGDKQAVLKRLTEMSRTSGUAAKIGPADLAQVLAEIPHVESDRVLATWSGGEDAALWTIDERRLGVLTVDFITPVSDDPYVWGQIAAANSISDVFAMGGRPIVALNIVGFPSKVLGLEVLKKVLEGGFERTRASGAFLVGGHSVQDEEPKYGLVVYGEVDRDAIWRTVGGRPGDRLLLTKPVGTGVAVTAIKAGMVENPRTAEEAMRWMTTLNDLPLRLSGTLHRSIHAGTDVTGFGLVGHILDMLSESTVDCELSLSQVPILGGVPELADMGLVPEGAYRNREAYEKQVDISETFSPTLASLDMIYDAQTSGGLLLAVAPDQANSLLRFCRENGFERSALIGTLTEGTGRIRVVP from the coding sequence ATGTCCTGTAACGACCGGCGCGCGGCCTGCGGGGACAAACAGGCCGTCCTGAAGCGCCTGACGGAGATGTCCCGAACCAGCGGGTGAGCCGCAAAAATAGGTCCGGCGGACCTGGCTCAGGTTTTGGCGGAGATCCCCCATGTCGAGAGCGACCGGGTTCTCGCGACGTGGAGCGGAGGCGAGGACGCGGCCCTCTGGACGATCGACGAGCGCCGGTTGGGCGTCCTCACCGTCGACTTCATCACGCCCGTATCCGACGATCCCTACGTCTGGGGACAGATCGCCGCGGCCAACTCCATCAGCGACGTGTTCGCGATGGGGGGCCGCCCCATCGTGGCCCTGAACATCGTCGGCTTCCCCTCGAAGGTCCTCGGGCTGGAGGTCCTGAAGAAGGTGCTGGAGGGGGGCTTCGAGAGGACGCGCGCCTCGGGCGCGTTCCTCGTCGGCGGCCACAGCGTCCAGGACGAGGAGCCCAAATACGGCCTCGTCGTCTACGGCGAGGTGGACCGGGACGCAATATGGCGCACCGTCGGAGGGCGGCCGGGGGATCGGCTCCTCCTGACGAAGCCCGTCGGCACGGGCGTCGCGGTCACGGCGATCAAGGCGGGGATGGTCGAGAACCCCCGGACGGCCGAAGAGGCCATGCGATGGATGACCACCCTCAACGACCTCCCCCTCAGGCTCTCCGGGACGCTGCACCGAAGCATCCATGCGGGGACGGACGTCACGGGCTTCGGGCTCGTCGGGCACATCTTGGACATGCTCAGCGAGAGCACCGTGGACTGCGAGCTCTCCCTGTCGCAGGTCCCGATCCTCGGCGGAGTTCCGGAGCTCGCGGACATGGGACTGGTGCCGGAGGGCGCCTACAGGAACCGGGAGGCTTACGAGAAGCAGGTGGACATCTCGGAGACCTTTTCCCCGACGCTCGCCTCCCTGGACATGATCTACGACGCCCAGACCTCCGGGGGGCTGCTTCTGGCCGTGGCTCCCGATCAGGCGAACTCGCTGCTGCGCTTCTGCCGGGAAAACGGCTTTGAGCGCTCGGCCCTCATCGGGACCCTCACGGAGGGGACGGGACGCATCCGGGTCGTGCCCTAG